Genomic window (Aquimarina sp. BL5):
TAGTACGTTTGCTATATCAAATTTCAAGATCATGCAAAAGTTAGCAAAAAGAGAAGAACAGATCATGCAGAGTTTATGGAAACTGGAGAAAGCCTTCATTAAGGAAATTATTGAAGAACTGCCTGATCCCAAGCCTCATTATAATACAACTGCTACGATTGTAAAGATTCTAGAAGAAAAAGGCTTCATCAGCCACAAAGCATTTGGTAATAGTTTTCAGTACTACCCATTGATTTCTAAAAATGAGTATCAAAAAGATGTTTTAGGTGAGGTAGTTAATAATTACTTCGACAACTCACCACTAGCTTTGGTAAAGTTCTTTGCCAAAGAAGAAAAAATAAATACCGAAGAATTAGAAGAAATTATTAAACTCATTAAAAACAATAAGTAATGACTTATATCATCTACAGTGCAGCGCTTATAGGTTTATCGTATTTAATCTACAGATTATTCCTTTCTAAAGAGACATTCTACCACTTAAACAGATGGGTTTTACTAGGATTAATCTTTGTTTCGTTCTCATTACCTTTTATATCAATACCAGAAAATATTTCTTTTAGAACTACTATTTTTCAGAAATCTGAAATTGAAAATCAACCTACTGAAGTAGCTGAATTTGCAATTACCGAAAATGAAATTCAATATAACGAATCTATAAGTGTATCGACTTTAGCTTCTGAAAATATTGCAAATACTATTACTCCTTCTATTATTTCTTTAGATTGGAAATCCATTATCATCTATATCTACATTTTAGGTGTTATGGCTTTTGGTGTTAATTTTTTAATTCAATTGGCTGTGCTCTTATATAGGATGATACAATATCCTAGTATAGAAGTGGATAGATATAAAATAGTAGAAACAGATACGAATCATGCTCCTTACTCTTTCTGGAACAGAATATTTATCAACCCAAATCAATATAATCCCGATACGTATTTGCAAATCTTGAAACATGAACAAATGCATATTACTGGTAAACACAGCTTAGACATGTTGTTGGTAGAATTGCTAGTAACCGTACAATGGTTTAATCCTTTTGCGTGGTTATATCGAAAAGCTATTGATAATAACCTCGAATATCTCACAGATAATGGTATGCTAACTAAAGGTGAGGATAAAGAAATTTATCAAATGAATTTACTAAAAGTATCAACCCCAGATATGCCAACAGGTTTGGCAACAAGTTACAATCAATCCTTTCTCAAAAAACGAATAATTATGATGAATTCTAAAAAATCGACTGCAAAATCAGGATGGAAATACTTAATCATTATTCCATTACTGGCTATAACCGTGTTATCATTCAATCCGGTTAGTATTAATCCATCAATCGCTGAAGCTGATGAGACTTATTCAAATGAATTAGAAACTCCAACTGATGAACATTTTAAAGAGTCAAAATTTAAAAATGATTTTACTAAAGGTGTTTGGGATGCCGAAGTTGGTGGAGGAAAACTATGTGTTATGTATAGAAGCGCAGAACCTCTTAAACGAAGTTTTTGGTCAACAACTCGTTGTTATGATCCGTCTTTCTTTGCGGATTTCCCCTCTGGTGATAAACAAAAACTAGAAATAACGAGAGATGCGGGAACTATGGTATATATAGGTGAATTCGAAAATGGAATCGGAGATGGAAGATATACTTTCACACCGAACACTAGTTTCAGTAGTGCTCTGTCTAAACTAGGGTTCACAGCAGATAACGAAGAACTAGTTCATTGTTTTCTTACAGATTTTGATACTACATATTTAGCATATCTAAAAAAAGAAAACCTTTCCTTAAGTCAAGATGATTTTGAAAATATAATTCATAAAGGACTTTCTCTCGAAAAATTAAAAATGTATCGAAAAGAACTGTCAGCACTTGGATACACTAACTATACAATGAAAGAAGTAAGTAAATTAAACTTATTTGATGTAGATGCAGCTTATATAAAATTTATTAATAAGGTAAATGGTCAAAAAGCCACATTAAAGGAAATTACTAAAGCGAAAATTCATAATCTATCTCCG
Coding sequences:
- a CDS encoding BlaI/MecI/CopY family transcriptional regulator; its protein translation is MQKLAKREEQIMQSLWKLEKAFIKEIIEELPDPKPHYNTTATIVKILEEKGFISHKAFGNSFQYYPLISKNEYQKDVLGEVVNNYFDNSPLALVKFFAKEEKINTEELEEIIKLIKNNK
- a CDS encoding M56 family metallopeptidase; amino-acid sequence: MTYIIYSAALIGLSYLIYRLFLSKETFYHLNRWVLLGLIFVSFSLPFISIPENISFRTTIFQKSEIENQPTEVAEFAITENEIQYNESISVSTLASENIANTITPSIISLDWKSIIIYIYILGVMAFGVNFLIQLAVLLYRMIQYPSIEVDRYKIVETDTNHAPYSFWNRIFINPNQYNPDTYLQILKHEQMHITGKHSLDMLLVELLVTVQWFNPFAWLYRKAIDNNLEYLTDNGMLTKGEDKEIYQMNLLKVSTPDMPTGLATSYNQSFLKKRIIMMNSKKSTAKSGWKYLIIIPLLAITVLSFNPVSINPSIAEADETYSNELETPTDEHFKESKFKNDFTKGVWDAEVGGGKLCVMYRSAEPLKRSFWSTTRCYDPSFFADFPSGDKQKLEITRDAGTMVYIGEFENGIGDGRYTFTPNTSFSSALSKLGFTADNEELVHCFLTDFDTTYLAYLKKENLSLSQDDFENIIHKGLSLEKLKMYRKELSALGYTNYTMKEVSKLNLFDVDAAYIKFINKVNGQKATLKEITKAKIHNLSPEFIKSYNDNGYKKMSLNDYMKLKIHNVSPDFIANFKKEGYTNISAKEAQNLKIHNVTPQHIQSYKDAGYKNITLKEAKNLKIHNVTPSFINSFKKIGYPNISLKEAKDLKIHNVTADLIQSYKKSGQSNISLKEAIKLRIHNISPEQVKIAKSNGQSSSTNSSGKAYQDSQQTPGDFIKQFKALGYDNASVDDIISLKIHNVTPDFIKKYHDAGYKNIPLDEVVGLKIHNVTPEFINTFKKAGYKNISLEEAMSLRIHNVSPDAAAEYVKIGYNNLSIDDLMSLKIHNVSPEYIKEFKQTKFGNIPLDDIMSFKIHNVTPEFVKTFEDLGYTNITADQAQSLKIHGVTPEFVKSLKDQDKDVSLDQAIRIKIHF